DNA from Elaeis guineensis isolate ETL-2024a chromosome 2, EG11, whole genome shotgun sequence:
AAGTCTCAGTACTTGGGTCGGTACCTTATAGGTATTGCGTGGTACTGTACCGACACGGCATGCCTGTTCTGCTGCACTGCACAGTGTGATGTAGTACCTGATCGAGCATGGCACAATGCTGGGTGTATTAGACTATTAGTAATTTAGTACTGATATCTTAGGTGGGGTACAATATGGCTGGCACCAAGTGTTACAGTGTGGTGCTTCCAAATTTTGGTGAAAATTAATATCAGAAATGCTTACACCAGTAAGCTATTTTCTTGTTTCTGAAATACTTCCATGGTAGTTTGCTACCAGGAGTTGAACTGTTTATCACTATATAGTCAAAGAGGTTGTTGCCACTGTGTTTTACAGCGTCACGACTGAGGTCCAACATAGAAACTGATTCATTCAAACTGGGTTCTTTCTAGTGTTTCTTGTGTTGGCTGTGCttattttttgattctaaatGCTGTCAATTAGGCATGGTCAGTGAATCAGTCTCCTAGTTTAGTTATCTTGTAATCCACATGGCTGTTTACAATAAGTGAAGTTGGCAATTTGTTCTGTTTAATATGTTGattaatatgatacaatagcagtGATTCTAGCAGGTGCATGGCTATCATATATACATGAATCTTCCAATTGCACATGAATGATGTTTCCTTCTTTTATTGTACCTTTTGGACGATGAATTTGTTTATAGAGAcctcacaatatatatatatatatatatattttattcttgTTCTGTTTAGTGTTGGATACTGCTGCTGGGGTTTGGTGTGATACAACATCTGTGGTCACGAGTCCCAGGACGGGGAGATACAGTGCAGATGCAGCGGGCGGAGATGCTTCTGTTGAGCTAACACGACGTTGTAGGCATGCAGCTGCTGCAGTTggtgatttgatttttatttatggAGGGCTACGTGGTGGTGAGAATTAAGAATCATTTATTTGTCACAAATCTTGTCATCTTGATGTCTAAGACGTTGAAGCTGATACATATCCTAGCTTTTGTGTTGCATATTTTGAGCTTGTATCCCAATCGTATGTGTTGGCTGCTTATTATGTTTCAGAAAATGTCAAAGGTTTGCTAAGCACTAGATAGctaaaatgatatattattttattatgcctTAATTCTATGCTCATGATGCTACTGATGGTGGCTGCCATCATGGCATCTTACACAAGGAAATTGCCCTCTAATATGACCACTTTCACTAGCAAATCACCTGCAATGTTTTTAAAATAATGTTACAAGTCATATACATCTCTATATATCATCACAAATTACCTCAACCAGTAATTGGACTTTGTTGGAATATGAAAGTTAAAAAAGACTTTTCTTGATTAACATATTAATGATACCTCacatcattcttttttttttttctttttgattgttGTGTTCCCTCAACTCCTATTTTGAAGAAGAATAAACCATGAAGATTGATACTATAGTGTTTGTCTTTAGTCACATTCACATGATTAATATTATAGTGTGCACCAATTAGCTATAATTATAGATTGTGGCATCACGCATGCTATTCATGCTTGTTAAGAGTGGAGAGATTAGCTGTTAGTATCAGTTAGACATGAGCTAGTTTAATTTTCTAGGAAGTGGGAAGAAAAAAGCTGTGGTTGAGAGCATGGGAGATTGAGCTTGACATGTTAGAGATTGAGAGGCGTGAACTTATTACAGATGGCTAGATTTGTTAATTGGGAAGTTGTATGGAGGAGTGGTTGCAAGAATAGAGATGTTAGTTATTGCCTTGGACAGTAGACTATGGTTGGTAGTGGAAAGGAGAAGGTTTAGGTTTTGTTATATGGTTAGATGTATGTATTAGACTAATGCCAACCAGCCTCCTAGTGGGTCCTTGTTGCTTGACCCATTCCCACCAATAGATTGACCGTTTGACTATACCTGAGCTCCCTAATCCACCTACCAACTTTTGTAGCCCTTCATCTATACTCGAGTTATCTGAAcagttaaatttgatttgaagagTCTTCATGAAATGTTTACatgatctcaaattctcaattgcCAGAACCTCGAAGTGTGATACCTGCTTTTGGAGTCTCTCCAGCTCCATATTTTGCTGTTGCATCTGTTTTACAGAaagtaaccaaaaattttatgattgtcATGTCTTCTTTGCTCAAGTTTTCAGTCATGCCTGTTTATACTAAGGGTAGCTAACTATATGATAAATAAAACTTACTGATAATAATGTATGAGCACAGTAACATTGTGTTTAGAATTTTAGAATGGTTCCACTTAATTTTAATCAAGGTTCACCGAACTGGAACCAATATATACTGTACCGAGCCAAGAGGTACTGGAACTAGGTGGAGGGAGAGGGAGTGgggggaggaggagagggaggagggaAAGGGCGAGGGATAGGGAGACagtggggggagagagagaggggagtacCTCATTGTCACGAAACCTTAATCCTAGTTGGCATCATTGCCATAGAGCAGCTGTCATCATGGTGCTGTTGTTGTCAGGGAGGCATTGATGGTGGTAGAGCATCAAGAGAGACTGGTGAAGAAAGAGGAAGCTCCTGAGGGTAGAATCAAGAGAGAGACGGAGAGAGGAAAGAGCGGCATCCCTACGAGCCGTCATTGTCGCAGAATCATCAGTGGTGGCAGAGCATTGAGAGAGAGGGACAAGGGGAGAAGAAGCTTCAAAGAGTAGAattgagagagagggggagagggagagcggAAGCAAGAtattgagagagagagggagagagaggagagtcaAGAGAGGGGGAGGGGATTGGGAGGGCCGAGGGTTTTTATTAAAAAAGAGGTGGGGGGGGGGAGGGCTAGATTGACTGACTGAAGCATTTAGTTCAGTTCGATACACTCTGAACTCCCTGCTCTGGGTCGGTTTAGGGGTCCTTGATTTTGATGTTAAGAACGTGTAGTAGTTTGTCTACTGTGCTCCTTGTATTAAAGTGCTGTAATAATGTCTCCACAGACCATGGTTATTAGTTGCTACCCACACTCTGCTCTTTTGGTTTGCAAGTTTGCAGTGCCTAACCCCTGCCAATGCTGCAAATTCAATCAAACCTGCATTTGGTGGTTTTGTTCAGATAAAAGATTTCCATGTCCAGGGGACAGATTGAGATGTTCATTTGTGGGTTTGGTTAGACATGGTTGCAAATTCTCTAGGAAGTAGGAGAGGGAAGAGGAGGTGAGGAAGGGATAAAATGATCTTTTAGGTGAGGATAAGGGTATAGAAGTTGCCTCATGTATAGATTGCTTATGtttttttccatcttttctttcaaaaaagttTATGTAGGGTTGCCATTGTATCATACCTCTTTTTTTCTTGGATGAGCTTATATGTCAAGAAGTACCGTTAGTGGAACAAGTGGATAATGACAgcgtattttttatattttgaaaaccCATGCTTCTGTTGTTTTGGAAACATATACTTCTCTTTTTCTGAtgctaatttttttgagataagtTGATGTTAACCATCATAACTTGATTGCTTTGGTTATTGATCGGATGGTGATTTCTCCTGCAGGTGTGCTTCTTGATGACCTGCTTGTTGCTGAAGATCTGGCTGCTGCTGAAACAACAAGCGCGGCTTCCCAtgctgcagcagctgcagcagctGCCAATGTACCAGTAGGAAGATCACCTGGAACACCTGGAAGATGCACATATGCTGATGAAAGATCAAGGCAAGGTATTTCAGAAGCTGTTCCTGATGGTGCAGTTGTGCTAGGCACTCCAGTTGCTCCTCCTGCTAATGGGGATATGTACACTGATATAAGCACTGAAAATGCTATGCTGCAGGGACCAAGGTAGTCTACCACCTGATGGATGCCTTATTACTTTTCTGGCTTTGTTTTAGCATATTGCAGCAGTTCTTTTTTCCTAGTATCAAATGAACATTGGCCAATTcctttaattatttttgaaattgagTGGATTTACtcaaattaattgaaatatctgACTTAGTATTGATTTTGGTGCAGGAGACTGAGCAAAGGTGTGGAATATCTGGTTGAAGCTTCAGCAGCAGAGGCTGAGGCAATTAGTGCTGCTCTGGCAGCTGCTAAAGCCCGGCAAGTTAATGGTGATGCCGAGCAATTGCCTGACCGTGATCGTGGTTCCGAGGCTACGCCAAGTGGAAAACAAATCTCAAGCTTGATAAAAGTTCCTGATAGTTCCCTTCCAAACAACTCTGCACCACCTGGGGTTCGGCTACATCACAGAGCAGTCAGTATAAGTGTCCATGTGTTTTCAGCTCTGTTTGCATTTTATTTTtgtatcacatgattgatttataAGACGCCATGCTTCTTCCCATGTCTTTATTAGTTTGAAGCATAGATGGTAACTTAATGTTGTGGCAAATTCAGCCTTACAAAACAAATGAACTGCTTCTGCTTTATTGAACCGTGAaattgacatttttcatcatgcAGGTAGTCGTAGCTGCAGAGACAGGGGGTGCTTTGGGTGGCATGGTCAGGCAGCTTTCCATTGatcaatttgaaaatgaaggcCGGAGAGTCAGCTATGGTACTCCTGAGAGTGCAACCGCAGCTAGGAAATTACTAGATCGGCAGATGTCTATCAATAGTGTGCCTAAAAAGGTAgactttattgttatatttgaagAGAACCGTAGCCTGCAGATCGAATGCATGCAGTTAAATTTTTGCATTTTGGattagaaaaaaagataaattttagttGATATTGACACACAAATATGATATGAAATGCAGCAGAATGAAAAAAAGTAGAATATGTTCTGTCTCTTTTCTTCTTGCTGTGACACTAAGATGAATGGAACTAACTTATCCTGTTCGGTAAAAAGAGATATAATTGTAAATAAAGGATTCAAATCCTGTGGGATGGGGCCATCCTGATTTTTCTGTGGAATGGGACATCCCAATGCTTTGGACAATTGATGTCCTGTCCTGACCCAGTCCCATCCCATCACTCGGGATGGTGGGATGTGCGGCTGTCCCATTGGGCCAAATGCTTGAGTGAGTTACACATAAACCCTAATTCTAAGTATCTATTTGTCTGTCTATCTGTATTTGTTCAAGTAGTCTTTAAATATTTACAGTTTTCATCTTTTTTGTCTGATACATCTTTTTACTAATGCAGGTTATTGCACATCTTTTAAAACCCCGTGGCTGGAAGCCTCCTGTACGCAGGCAGTTCTTTCTGGATTGCAATGAAATTGCAGATCTATGTGACAGTGCCGAAAGAATATTTACAAGTGAGCCAAGTGTTTTGCAAATTAAAGCTCCTGTTAAGATCTTTGGTGATTTACATGGTCAGTTTGGGGACCTTATGCGCTTGTTCGATGAGTATGGTGCTCCTTCGACAGCCGGAGACATAGCGTACGTGTCTTCATAACATAATTAATGGTTTTGTGCTTGTTTCATGTTCCTGTGTTCTAATGCCATGTTAGCTTACACATTGCTGTGTCCTATACTTCAGTAGATTGTTCCTTGAAGATTCCAATTGCATTGCTGGATTACCATTATAGGTTGATTTTCCAGAATAATCTGATATCCTGTATTGTATAATATCTGTTAGTTATGTGAAATATGATGGCACTTTCATCTTTGTGTCTATCATGCTCCACACCATAAACTAAAAGTACCTTAGATACCTGGTTATGGTATAAGATTATTATTATACTCCATATGGCATATTGAAATACAAATAGCTGCATACTTTTCATTTGGTGTTTCGATTGAAGTATCTGTTTGTTTTAAGCTGATTCTTGTGCTTGTTATGCTTATTGGTACCTGTGTTTTTCAGTTATATTGATTATCTATTCTTGGGAGACTATGTCGATCGTGGCCAGCATAGTTTGGAAACTATTACTCTTCTCCTTGCATTAAAGGTATTGCTTTGGCATGCATGCATGTTTTAGCTGCATTTCTTTTGGTTTGGCAGACGGACTATCTTAGGGAAGAATATTGTTACAAAAACCAAGCTAAACCATTACTGTTTAATATCTGCAGGTTGAATATCCTCATAATGTACATTTAATTCGTGGGAACCATGAGGCTGCAGATATCAATGCTCTATTTGGCTTCCGGATAGAGTGCATCGAGCGAATGGtaattatacttttttttttttttggtcttctTGATCATATTCTCAAGCCAGTTTGTTGCAAATCATTAATTTACTTTATCCGGACACAGGGAGAGCGAGATGGAATCTGGGCTTGGCACCGCATAAATCGACTTTTTAATTGGCTCCCTTTGGCTGCATTAATCGAGAAGAAGATTATCTGCATGCATGGTGGCATTGGTAGGTCCATAAATCAGGTGGAGCAGATTGAGAACCTTCAAAGACCAATAACAATGGAGGCAGGATCGGTTGTTCTTATGGATCTGCTTTGGTTAGTATTTCAACTACTTACAGTGCCTGCCTTTCATTTCTGCCTTCTTTCTGATGTAAAAATGACATTATTTGCCATTTTCTTTTTCATACAGGTCTGATCCAACAGAGAATGACAGTGTTGAAGGATTAAGACCGAATGCTAGGGGCCCAGGCCTAGTTACTTTTGGGGTTAGTGTTTTATGTTTTTAGGTTGGTTTGCGTTGCTTCTCTCCTGTAATATTGGTGGGCTCTGTATTTCTGATGCTGTTTATTTGTTACTGCAGCCTGACCGTGTTATGGAGTTCTGCAATAACAATGACTTGCAATTGATAGTACGAGCACATGAGTGTGTGATGGATGGTTTTGAACGTTTTGCTCAGGGACATCTAATTACTCTTTTTTCGGCAACTAATTACTGTGGTAGGTATTTGTCACTTGGAACTAAGCTTATGGTCATTTTCTTCTGCTGATCTCTTTATGGTGTGGATGCAGGCACTGCAAATAATGCAGGTGCAATTCTAGTTCTGGGAAGAGACCTTGTGGTTGTTCCAAAACTTATTCATCCTTTGCCCCCTGCCATTAGTTCACCCGAAGCATCACCAGAGCATCATATTGAGGATACATGGATGCAGGTATCTTTCTGCTCATAGTGTTACCCTTGTGTTCGGGAGGTTTTATGCTTTAGCTGTACTGTAATCATGACTTCTCGTGagtttgatttttcaattttttcttgtgATATCAGGAGCTTAATGCCAACAGACCACCGACGCCAACTAGGGGCCGCCCTCAAGTAGCAAATGATCGAGGTTCTCTTGCCTGGATATAGTAATCTTTCACATATTTAGTTCTTCCTCTTCTACGGCCTGAGGCTCCCTCCTGGTGGTGATCTGGCTGTTTCTCATTTAGACTCGGGGAATCATATCTGTGAGATAGGAGTCAACCATGATGGTCTGGAAGGGGTAGCAGACAGCCACATTTGAAGTTGCAGAGAATCAGCTGACCAAGAGTGAAATGTGTGATCGGTGTGTAACTTAATCCATACCCTCCAGGTGGTTGGTTCGCCACGTCAGAATTAGTGTAATATGGAGATGCCTCAGTTCCTGTGAAACTTCACCTGTGTATAGTCAACATTGCTGGCAGATAGGTGAGTGTATGTGGTCTTCTATGTCGTTCATGGGAATGATGGATAGGCTTACTGTATTAGGTATTCTTTCTTATTATGTTTAGATTCTTCTCTCCGGAAAACATTATAGTGTTGGTGAAAGTGATGATGAGTTCTACAATCTATATTGGCAGTCATGTATAATAGATATTTGCATACAGCAATTTTTTGCTGTAATTTCTGTGGTGCTATGAAGTACAACAATGTAAGTTTTTGAGTGGATAACAGATTTGAGGTTTGCTGAAGAAATTATTTAAGAGTTTGGAAGGGGGGGCCTGTTTCTTTACCTGCATTGCTGGTGTGGCAGAGATCTTCCAAAATGCGTATACCACGTATGGAGCGATGCTAGATAAGAAGAGTGATCATGTAGTTTCTGTGAAGTGAGGTGGTGAAATTTCACGGCTGTCAAAAGTGTATGTGAGAACTCGTTGAAATGTTTTGGTTGATGCCGAGAAACGTCTTTACTGGAATCATCGAAGCATGCCTGTTCCAGCCAATTGCTTTCAGGAGGGGATTGCAACGCCCAATGCGGGCCTGTTTGTGGCAATGGTTGACTTGGAACATGTGGGGCTAACATTTATTTGGCTGTCACTTGGTGTCGCACGATTCGTCAGTTAATTTTGTGATTCTCTAAAATGTTTATGCATTTCAAATCCAATGGTACAGGATGATTGAAAGGTGATTCAGTATTGGCAAATTATGGATTGATCGTCATCGTCTTCATCGCCATTTTAGTAATTTGAATATTTAAGTCCAATAGTCTCGGTTTAACCGTTTCTTCTGCAGAGAGCAGGCGCTCTCTCGCGCCGGTCCCAAGAATGCAAGCTGTTGAAGGCGGGGTTTGCACGCACAATGACTTAGAAATTTTATAGGCAAGCTGAACTTAACACCGTTCGTGTATCATTGAGGATAGAATCTAGACGAGCTTAAAGCCTATTTGTCTGACGACCTAACGACTCAACAAACACATGCCTACCACTGGGCCGAGAAAACTTCAATTATGTAATCAAGTCGATGTCTTCCTTGCTAAGCCA
Protein-coding regions in this window:
- the LOC105059841 gene encoding serine/threonine-protein phosphatase BSL3 isoform X2 — translated: MDVDASMSTESDHDPAAANHPDDPSVSSASSQATEMAPLQGPRQPAQQQPAAAAAAAAPAPAPAPGPRPAPTYSVVNAIIEKKEDGPGCRCGHTLTAVAAVGEEGTSGYIGPRLILFGGATALEGNSAAPPSSAGSAGIRLAGATADVHCYDVLSNKWTRLTPLGEPPSPRAAHVATAVGTMVVIQGGIGPAGLSAEDLHVLDLTQQRPRWHRVVVQGPGPGPRYGHVMALVGQRFLLTIGGNDGKRPLADVWALDTAAKPYEWRKLEPEGEGPPPCMYATASARSDGLLLLCGGRDANSVPLSSAYGLAKHRDGRWEWAIAPGVSPSPRYQHAAVFVNARLHVSGGALGGGRMVEDSSSIAVLDTAAGVWCDTTSVVTSPRTGRYSADAAGGDASVELTRRCRHAAAAVGDLIFIYGGLRGGVLLDDLLVAEDLAAAETTSAASHAAAAAAAANVPVGRSPGTPGRCTYADERSRQGISEAVPDGAVVLGTPVAPPANGDMYTDISTENAMLQGPRRLSKGVEYLVEASAAEAEAISAALAAAKARQVNGDAEQLPDRDRGSEATPSGKQISSLIKVPDSSLPNNSAPPGVRLHHRAVVVAAETGGALGGMVRQLSIDQFENEGRRVSYGTPESATAARKLLDRQMSINSVPKKVIAHLLKPRGWKPPVRRQFFLDCNEIADLCDSAERIFTSEPSVLQIKAPVKIFGDLHGQFGDLMRLFDEYGAPSTAGDIAYIDYLFLGDYVDRGQHSLETITLLLALKVEYPHNVHLIRGNHEAADINALFGFRIECIERMGERDGIWAWHRINRLFNWLPLAALIEKKIICMHGGIGRSINQVEQIENLQRPITMEAGSVVLMDLLWSDPTENDSVEGLRPNARGPGLVTFGPDRVMEFCNNNDLQLIVRAHECVMDGFERFAQGHLITLFSATNYCGTANNAGAILVLGRDLVVVPKLIHPLPPAISSPEASPEHHIEDTWMQELNANRPPTPTRGRPQVANDRGSLAWI
- the LOC105059841 gene encoding serine/threonine-protein phosphatase BSL3 isoform X1 — encoded protein: MDVDASMSTESDHDPAAANHPDDPSVSSASSQATEMAPLQGPRQPAQQQPAAAAAAAAPAPAPAPGPRPAPTYSVVNAIIEKKEDGPGCRCGHTLTAVAAVGEEGTSGYIGPRLILFGGATALEGNSAAPPSSAGSAGIRLAGATADVHCYDVLSNKWTRLTPLGEPPSPRAAHVATAVGTMVVIQGGIGPAGLSAEDLHVLDLTQQRPRWHRVVVQGPGPGPRYGHVMALVGQRFLLTIGGNDGKRPLADVWALDTAAKPYEWRKLEPEGEGPPPCMYATASARSDGLLLLCGGRDANSVPLSSAYGLAKHRDGRWEWAIAPGVSPSPRYQHAAVFVNARLHVSGGALGGGRMVEDSSSIAVLDTAAGVWCDTTSVVTSPRTGRYSADAAGGDASVELTRRCRHAAAAVGDLIFIYGGLRGGVLLDDLLVAEDLAAAETTSAASHAAAAAAAANVPVGRSPGTPGRCTYADERSRQGISEAVPDGAVVLGTPVAPPANGDMYTDISTENAMLQGPRRLSKGVEYLVEASAAEAEAISAALAAAKARQVNGDAEQLPDRDRGSEATPSGKQISSLIKVPDSSLPNNSAPPGVRLHHRAVVVAAETGGALGGMVRQLSIDQFENEGRRVSYGTPESATAARKLLDRQMSINSVPKKVIAHLLKPRGWKPPVRRQFFLDCNEIADLCDSAERIFTSEPSVLQIKAPVKIFGDLHGQFGDLMRLFDEYGAPSTAGDIAYIDYLFLGDYVDRGQHSLETITLLLALKVEYPHNVHLIRGNHEAADINALFGFRIECIERMVIILFFFFGLLDHILKPVCCKSLIYFIRTQGERDGIWAWHRINRLFNWLPLAALIEKKIICMHGGIGRSINQVEQIENLQRPITMEAGSVVLMDLLWSDPTENDSVEGLRPNARGPGLVTFGPDRVMEFCNNNDLQLIVRAHECVMDGFERFAQGHLITLFSATNYCGTANNAGAILVLGRDLVVVPKLIHPLPPAISSPEASPEHHIEDTWMQELNANRPPTPTRGRPQVANDRGSLAWI